From Archaeoglobus sulfaticallidus PM70-1:
AGATTAAGAGCCTCTGGACATGCTGAGAGATGGAAAGCATCTGGAATGAGTATGTATGCAATGCGGATATAACCTCCAGTTTAGAGGTATATACGCAAGGGTATATGAACAAGTTGTCCGAAGTTCGGCTTGGTGGCTAAAATGGTGGTGAAATTATGAGAAACAAAAAAGAAACTATCAGAAAATTTGTGAGCTTGATTAACAATGAAGAAGAACAGGGCGGTCTTTGGTTGCCAAATATCCAACGATATTTTATCTGGAGTAAAGAACAGATAGAAAGGCTCTTTGATTCAATAATGAGGGAATACCCTATAGGAAATCTTTTAATTTGGAAAACAAAAGAACCCGTAAAAATGAGAAAATTTATCGATAACTATAGAGACGGATTAAAACTAACTGATTTTTATGTTCCAAAAAATGAAAAAATAAAGTTGCTTGTATTAGATGGGCAGCAAAGATTGCAAAGCCTGTTCATTGCTTTAAAAGGTAGCTATAATGGAGATGAATTGTATTTCAATGTGTTAAGTGGAAAAGAAGAAAAAGAAGATGTTAAATTTGAATTTAAATTTATAAATCCCACTAAAGCTGATATAAAACAAGGATGGGTGAAAGTAAAGGATATCGTATACGACAATAGGGAATACGATGAGATTGCAGAAAATATTGTCGAGAAAATTGAAACTAAAAGACCTCTATCTCCTCTTTCTGAAAAGGAGAAAAGACTCATAAGAAAAAATGTACTGAAACTTATTAAGGAATTCAGAGATAAAGAGAATATAGCGTACACAGAGTTGGATAGCGTAGACAATCCAGAGATATATACACTAAATGACGTAGTTGAAATTTTTATAAGAGCAAACTCTGGAGGCACTCCTTTAAGTAAGTCAGATCTAATGTTTTCTCTTCTAACAGCAAATTGGGAGGAGGTAGAGGAAGATTTAACAAATTTCTTGGAAGAACTTAATGGGACAGCATTTGATTTTGGTAGAGACTTTGTGTTAAAGACGAGCCTTATCCTCATTGGAGCTGGGGCAAAATACGATGTAATGAAATTTAGAAAAGAAAAAAATTTGAAAGAATTGCAAAATAATTGGGAAGAAATTAAAAAATCAATCAAAGAAATTAAAGATTTTCTTTGTAAATATACATTCATAAGAGATGATAAAGCACTTCCAAGCTACTTAGCTTTAATTCCATTAATATACTTCAATTACAGATATCCCGAGAAATGGAGACAGTCTAATAAAGAAACATTAGCAAAATGGCTCACAAGAGTGCTTTTGACTGGTGCGTTTTCTGGAAGCTCGGATACTTTATTAGATGCTCTTATTAGAAAAATAGATGAGAGAGGAGACTTCGACATAGGTACTATTAACGCTGAAATTATAAATAGAGGTAGAACGATAAGCATATCGGAGGATTCTCTTTTAGATACATATTATGGAGACAAGAAGTTGTATCTCATATTTGCTTTGTGGTATCAGGATGTTAATTTTAAACCCGCGTATGAAGGAAATCTCCCATGGGTGGATCATATTTTTCCTCAATCTAAACTAAAAGAAATTAAAGAAATAAATCCAGAAACAGGTAGAAAAATTATGAAGTATAAATGGTGGGATAGAGACCAAATTGCGAATTTAATGCTTCTTTCTGCTGAAGAGAATAGAGATGAAAAGAAAGATAAATTACCACAGGAATGGCTAAGGGATAAAGATGATGAGTATTTCGAAATTCATTTGATTCCAAAAGATAGAGAATTATGGAAAATAGAAAACTATGAAAAGTTCATAGAGGTACGGAAAAAGCTGATTGTAGATAAATTTAAAAAAATGGGGTTATTAACATGACGTTGCCGAGCCAAACTCTCCGTTTGCTTCAGTGCTATAGCACTTGGATAACAGGCGGATAGGTGGCTTAGCTATGCTACGCCCAAATTTGCTTCGCAAACTTCACATATCCCCAGAACACTATCGGAAATCGCATGTATAAAGGGATGAAATTATGGGTGAGATAAAGTATAAGCCAATAGGAATCATTCATTCTCCATTCAAAGAACCCAAAGGAACACCTATACAACCCACTGCTGCTAGAGGTATTGATGGAGCAGTTGAGGTATTCCCGGAGTATGCTGAAGGCTTAAAAGATCTTGAAGGTTTTTCTCACATCATTTTGATATACCACTTCCATTTAGTCAAAAAACCGTCGTTAAAAGTAAAGCCGTTTATGGATAACCAAATACGTGGAGTATTCTCAACACGAGCTCCAAGCAGACCGAATCCAATCGGTATTTCGGTAGTGCATCTTGTCAGGATTGAAGGAAACATACTATACATTCGAGATGTGGATATTGTAGATGGAACTCCTCTTTTGGATATTAAGCCCTATGTCCCTGAATTTGATGTGAGAGGGGTTGAGAAGATAGGATGGCTTGAGAAAAATGTGCACAAA
This genomic window contains:
- a CDS encoding DUF262 domain-containing protein, which gives rise to MRNKKETIRKFVSLINNEEEQGGLWLPNIQRYFIWSKEQIERLFDSIMREYPIGNLLIWKTKEPVKMRKFIDNYRDGLKLTDFYVPKNEKIKLLVLDGQQRLQSLFIALKGSYNGDELYFNVLSGKEEKEDVKFEFKFINPTKADIKQGWVKVKDIVYDNREYDEIAENIVEKIETKRPLSPLSEKEKRLIRKNVLKLIKEFRDKENIAYTELDSVDNPEIYTLNDVVEIFIRANSGGTPLSKSDLMFSLLTANWEEVEEDLTNFLEELNGTAFDFGRDFVLKTSLILIGAGAKYDVMKFRKEKNLKELQNNWEEIKKSIKEIKDFLCKYTFIRDDKALPSYLALIPLIYFNYRYPEKWRQSNKETLAKWLTRVLLTGAFSGSSDTLLDALIRKIDERGDFDIGTINAEIINRGRTISISEDSLLDTYYGDKKLYLIFALWYQDVNFKPAYEGNLPWVDHIFPQSKLKEIKEINPETGRKIMKYKWWDRDQIANLMLLSAEENRDEKKDKLPQEWLRDKDDEYFEIHLIPKDRELWKIENYEKFIEVRKKLIVDKFKKMGLLT
- the tsaA gene encoding tRNA (N6-threonylcarbamoyladenosine(37)-N6)-methyltransferase TrmO is translated as MGEIKYKPIGIIHSPFKEPKGTPIQPTAARGIDGAVEVFPEYAEGLKDLEGFSHIILIYHFHLVKKPSLKVKPFMDNQIRGVFSTRAPSRPNPIGISVVHLVRIEGNILYIRDVDIVDGTPLLDIKPYVPEFDVRGVEKIGWLEKNVHKLSTSKDDGRFTE